The following proteins are co-located in the Acidimicrobiales bacterium genome:
- a CDS encoding DUF4012 domain-containing protein, translating into MSEGTGVRRQLRLEAKRNRRRTALKRAGVAVVVLWLALVTWSLWGAYRSSQAAASGARVMAADFASLDLERLELVGDDLDDAISKLRHPWVAPVRLIPWVGRQLNATEQIAVAGREVVDAGEQALEALETASLDDPVDALNEVSDELGSTTDRLRSIGVPSGKWLVGPVAAARQDLVENLLDATDEIARYEALVSGLSQLVSGNTHYVVAAANTSEMGSASGMLLQVGTMRIDDGQVLISDFRSVEELGRPSLVPIDDDVRLMWGSLDPGHLWQYTSHISSRASEVSRVTADMWLSDQGERMDGVLIISPVAMQILLEAAGVETVDVAGVQLPVIAVTEFFALTQYEEVFDGQGERRESIAPVASAAVRALLDSEIEPRVLAAALIEAIDGRHLTLWSRDPAQQQRWQTALAAGDPPQDSVKVAVLNAGGNKLDRFLNVQANITTSAAAAGGSVVRIDVGLTNTATADLPSYVQGANAPGSYLGHVVVNIPNFAANVLTGGDRQLNASAPDGRTHSYAFIIELDPGATANYFVEFEVPEQVDALQIEPSGRFPAISWVVDGTPRLDRRGDFRLG; encoded by the coding sequence GTGAGTGAAGGAACCGGAGTCAGGCGGCAACTGCGCCTGGAAGCCAAGCGCAACAGGCGGCGCACGGCGCTGAAGCGCGCCGGGGTTGCTGTGGTTGTCCTGTGGCTCGCGTTGGTGACCTGGAGTCTGTGGGGCGCCTATCGCTCGTCGCAGGCAGCGGCCAGCGGCGCGAGGGTGATGGCCGCAGACTTTGCGTCGCTCGACCTAGAACGACTCGAGCTCGTCGGCGACGATCTCGACGACGCGATCTCGAAGCTGCGTCACCCATGGGTGGCACCGGTACGGCTGATTCCCTGGGTTGGCAGGCAGCTGAACGCGACCGAGCAGATTGCGGTGGCAGGCCGGGAGGTGGTCGACGCCGGCGAGCAGGCGCTCGAGGCGCTCGAGACGGCGTCGCTAGACGACCCTGTCGACGCCTTGAACGAGGTGTCCGACGAGCTTGGCAGCACCACCGATCGGCTGCGCTCGATAGGAGTTCCATCGGGCAAGTGGCTGGTCGGCCCGGTTGCCGCAGCGAGGCAGGACCTGGTCGAGAACCTGCTGGATGCCACCGACGAGATCGCGAGATACGAGGCTCTGGTCAGCGGGCTGAGCCAACTGGTCTCGGGCAACACCCACTATGTGGTCGCCGCTGCCAACACATCGGAGATGGGCTCGGCATCTGGCATGTTGCTGCAGGTGGGCACCATGCGCATCGACGACGGTCAGGTGCTGATCTCCGACTTTCGCAGTGTTGAAGAGCTGGGCCGGCCCTCGCTGGTGCCCATCGACGACGACGTCCGGCTCATGTGGGGTTCGCTCGACCCGGGTCACCTCTGGCAGTACACATCACACATCAGCAGCCGGGCGTCGGAGGTATCGAGGGTCACGGCCGACATGTGGTTGTCGGATCAGGGTGAGCGAATGGACGGGGTGCTGATCATCTCGCCGGTCGCCATGCAGATCCTTCTGGAAGCGGCCGGGGTCGAGACAGTCGATGTCGCAGGTGTCCAGTTGCCCGTAATCGCCGTAACCGAGTTCTTCGCCCTGACCCAATACGAAGAAGTGTTCGACGGCCAAGGAGAGCGGCGCGAATCGATTGCTCCGGTTGCCAGTGCGGCCGTAAGGGCCCTGCTGGATAGCGAGATCGAGCCGAGGGTCCTGGCCGCGGCTCTGATCGAGGCCATCGACGGTCGGCACTTGACCTTGTGGAGCCGCGACCCCGCTCAGCAGCAACGCTGGCAGACGGCACTGGCCGCGGGTGACCCGCCGCAGGACTCTGTGAAGGTGGCTGTGCTGAACGCGGGCGGTAACAAGCTCGACCGATTCTTGAACGTGCAGGCGAACATCACCACCAGCGCCGCCGCGGCCGGGGGAAGCGTCGTGCGCATCGACGTCGGCTTGACCAACACTGCAACCGCCGACCTGCCGTCTTACGTTCAGGGTGCCAACGCCCCGGGCTCGTACCTGGGACACGTGGTTGTGAACATCCCCAATTTCGCCGCCAACGTCTTGACCGGAGGTGACCGCCAACTCAACGCTTCGGCACCCGATGGGCGGACCCACTCGTACGCGTTCATCATCGAACTCGATCCGGGCGCGACAGCGAACTATTTCGTCGAGTTCGAGGTACCCGAACAGGTCGACGCGCTGCAGATCGAACCCAGCGGCCGCTTTCCCGCCATCTCATGGGTGGTCGACGGGACGCCCCGGCTGGATCGCAGAGGCGATTTCAGGCTCGGCTGA
- a CDS encoding TetR family transcriptional regulator: MAPVSRPTRQRVLDAALVAFSERGFAATSLDDLAGDLGLTKQAILYHFGSKDSLLSAVIDRTAAELVGLFDAEVDRSGRGFSRIESVVRVTFRLAARRPEVLGLLRQVSRLGDPHTSRLAAGLGSLMERATGFLDAEMDAGRLRRHEPRFLLLSAYSAVIGVATEPEVMRAMGVEPTLRSLAQARAELTSFLSDALVPC, encoded by the coding sequence GTGGCCCCGGTATCCCGTCCTACTCGACAGCGAGTGCTGGATGCCGCACTGGTGGCCTTCTCCGAGCGGGGCTTCGCCGCGACCTCGCTCGACGACCTGGCCGGCGATCTTGGCCTGACCAAGCAGGCCATCCTCTACCACTTCGGTTCCAAGGACAGCCTGCTCTCGGCCGTCATCGACCGCACCGCCGCGGAACTGGTCGGCCTGTTCGACGCCGAGGTAGACCGCTCGGGTCGAGGGTTCTCGCGCATCGAGTCGGTCGTCAGGGTCACGTTCCGGCTTGCGGCCCGAAGGCCCGAGGTGCTGGGTCTGTTGCGTCAGGTATCGCGTCTCGGCGATCCGCACACGAGCCGCCTGGCGGCGGGCTTGGGATCATTGATGGAACGAGCGACCGGATTCCTCGATGCCGAGATGGACGCCGGCCGGCTGCGCCGACACGAGCCCAGGTTCTTGCTGCTGAGTGCGTACTCGGCTGTGATAGGAGTGGCCACCGAACCAGAGGTGATGCGGGCCATGGGGGTCGAGCCGACCCTCAGATCGCTTGCCCAGGCCAGGGCCGAACTGACCTCGTTCCTGAGCGACGCCCTGGTGCCCTGCTAG
- a CDS encoding HAD-IB family hydrolase, translating into MIAEALAGKRIAVTGSTGFLGTALVERLLRGAPECQLVLLVRPPRRGDVQRRVDREILKNDAFDRLREEWGDQFDSICAGRIQVVAGDVGTDGLGLNDEDRATFASCDIVIHSAATVSFDNPLDTSVEINLLGPNRILNLLQEEGVRPHFIAVSTCYVAGNRRGKAAEEFLIETPFHIQVDWRAEVAAARRTRSDLEAHSRVPHMLKQFGKEAREELGAAGIPLLSAKTEQRRTAWVNKRMVDAGRSRATSLGWPDVYTYSKALGEQALLELHGEIPLSIVRPSIIESAWADPKPGWIRGFRMAEPLIVSFAKGELNQFPGYPEGVVDVIPVDMVAATICAVAAHGPGKPGPNDTAPGKPGPNDTAAGKPAIFQVASGAVNPLLYKVLTSTTKDWFTENPIYDSKGNAIAVEEWKFTGASGLEEKLERVQKVMDVAEKAVNTLPIRGSKARVTEKLAEQRRVVDQAHGYVQIYGAYGRCEALYQIDNTRSLWATLNDTDRRDFAFDPEVIDWKHYIRNVHLPTVVIQARVKMKPDRRIGPSREERLRQQVLDQRRSFAAFDLENTLIASNVVESYAWLATRHLDTSQRARFALRTIAEGPGLWSRDRRDRTDFLRYFYRRYRGASVEQLDTDAQELLSALIITKSFPAAMRRVRAHKAAGHRTVLITGALELAVKPLEPLFDDIIAARMDSRNGRYTGEMLDVPPTGEVRAQVMLEWADRHGLDLKEGVAYADSASDLPMLEAVGYPVAVNPETRLATIADKRGWLTEQWTKSPGGPRPLLPMSTRTRTPHLDDRRLSRSSGARR; encoded by the coding sequence GTGATCGCTGAAGCCCTGGCGGGCAAGAGAATCGCCGTCACCGGCTCGACCGGCTTCCTCGGCACCGCTCTGGTCGAGCGACTGCTGCGCGGCGCGCCCGAATGCCAGCTGGTGCTTCTGGTGCGCCCGCCCAGGCGTGGCGACGTGCAGCGCCGAGTCGACCGCGAGATCTTGAAGAACGACGCGTTCGACCGGCTGCGCGAAGAGTGGGGCGACCAGTTCGACTCCATTTGTGCAGGTCGCATCCAGGTGGTGGCCGGCGACGTCGGCACCGATGGTTTGGGCCTCAACGACGAAGACCGGGCCACCTTTGCGTCTTGCGACATCGTCATCCATTCCGCGGCCACCGTGTCTTTCGACAACCCGCTGGACACATCGGTCGAGATCAACCTGCTGGGCCCCAACCGCATCCTCAATTTGCTGCAGGAAGAAGGGGTCAGGCCCCACTTCATCGCCGTCAGCACGTGTTATGTGGCGGGCAACAGGCGGGGCAAGGCCGCAGAAGAGTTCCTGATCGAGACGCCCTTCCACATCCAGGTCGACTGGCGGGCCGAGGTGGCCGCCGCGCGCCGCACCCGCTCTGACCTTGAGGCCCACAGCCGGGTTCCTCACATGCTGAAGCAGTTCGGCAAAGAGGCCCGCGAAGAGCTCGGGGCGGCGGGCATTCCGTTGCTGAGCGCCAAGACCGAGCAGCGCCGTACGGCGTGGGTCAACAAGCGCATGGTCGACGCCGGTCGCAGCCGGGCCACGTCGCTTGGCTGGCCCGACGTCTACACCTATTCGAAGGCGCTGGGCGAGCAGGCCCTGCTCGAGTTGCACGGCGAGATTCCGCTCAGCATCGTGCGGCCCTCGATCATCGAGTCGGCCTGGGCCGATCCCAAGCCGGGTTGGATACGTGGCTTCCGTATGGCCGAGCCGCTCATCGTCAGCTTCGCCAAGGGCGAGCTGAACCAGTTTCCCGGCTATCCCGAGGGTGTTGTCGACGTGATCCCGGTCGACATGGTGGCCGCCACCATCTGCGCCGTCGCAGCCCACGGGCCCGGCAAGCCGGGCCCCAACGACACAGCCCCCGGCAAGCCGGGCCCCAACGACACAGCCGCCGGCAAGCCGGCGATTTTCCAGGTTGCGTCTGGTGCCGTCAATCCGCTCCTGTACAAGGTGCTGACCTCCACCACCAAGGATTGGTTCACCGAGAACCCGATCTACGACAGCAAGGGCAACGCCATTGCGGTCGAGGAGTGGAAGTTCACCGGTGCCAGCGGCCTCGAGGAAAAGCTCGAGCGTGTCCAGAAGGTGATGGATGTCGCCGAAAAGGCGGTCAACACCCTGCCGATCCGGGGCAGCAAGGCACGGGTCACCGAGAAGCTGGCCGAGCAGCGTCGGGTCGTCGACCAGGCCCACGGCTATGTGCAGATCTACGGCGCCTACGGTCGATGCGAGGCGCTGTACCAGATCGACAATACCCGCTCGTTGTGGGCGACACTGAACGACACCGACCGTCGAGATTTTGCGTTCGACCCCGAGGTCATCGACTGGAAGCACTACATCCGCAACGTGCATCTGCCAACGGTGGTCATCCAGGCCCGCGTCAAGATGAAGCCCGATCGACGCATAGGCCCCAGCCGCGAAGAGCGCCTGCGCCAGCAGGTGCTGGATCAGCGCCGGTCGTTTGCCGCTTTCGATCTCGAGAACACCCTCATCGCCTCGAACGTGGTCGAAAGCTACGCGTGGCTGGCGACCCGGCACCTAGACACGTCGCAGCGGGCCCGGTTTGCCCTGCGCACCATCGCCGAGGGGCCGGGCTTGTGGAGCCGCGACCGCCGCGACCGCACCGACTTCTTGCGCTATTTCTACCGGCGCTATCGCGGTGCTTCGGTCGAGCAGCTGGACACCGACGCCCAGGAACTGCTCAGCGCACTCATCATCACCAAGTCGTTTCCCGCCGCGATGCGCCGTGTGCGGGCCCACAAGGCAGCCGGCCATCGCACGGTGTTGATCACGGGCGCCCTCGAGCTGGCGGTCAAGCCGCTGGAGCCCCTGTTCGACGACATCATCGCGGCCCGCATGGACTCGCGGAACGGTCGCTACACCGGCGAGATGCTGGACGTTCCTCCCACCGGCGAGGTCCGCGCCCAGGTGATGCTCGAATGGGCCGACCGTCACGGCCTCGACCTCAAGGAAGGCGTGGCCTACGCCGACTCGGCGTCGGATCTGCCGATGCTGGAGGCCGTGGGCTACCCGGTGGCGGTCAACCCCGAGACACGACTGGCCACCATCGCAGACAAGCGGGGCTGGTTGACCGAACAATGGACCAAGTCGCCGGGCGGGCCCCGCCCGCTGCTGCCCATGTCCACCCGCACCCGCACCCCTCACCTCGACGACCGCCGGTTGTCACGTTCTTCAGGAGCCCGTCGATGA
- a CDS encoding lactate racemase domain-containing protein, translating into MSPRPGLVLEVERTTPPILFHHGEGFRFEKLPTGSRVVYPNEPLEPIEDVDGAITNALLNPLGDQKPLPDLLFSGMKLTIAFDDVSLPLPPMQAPDIRGRIIEKVLDLAAAAGVDDVEIIAALALHRRMTEAELRHAVGDRVYDAFAPYGQLYNFDAEDPDGLIILGTTKHGEEVQISKRAAESDLVVYVNINLVSLDGGHKSVATGLSGYQGIRHHHNVHTMRNSKSFMDNKNSELHTRNWRQGRLIKEHLNVFQIETTLNTDTFPSPFEFLQKREWEMTAKDRAMLLGTKKALDKMPVSMARKIMHGIRSPYGLTSIQAGEVEAVHEVTIDNVYKQQLVRVEGQTDILTMGLPYVGPYNVNSVLNPVLVACLGLGYFFNLYKGKPLVREGGVVIITHPTPWEFHPVHHPSYIDFFEEVLADSTDPEVIEAKYEKRYAEDEWYRHLYRTSYAYHGVHPFYMWYWTAHALEHLSQVIIVGGERRAVQRLGFRAATTMNDALEMASETVGRQPTLTHVHNPPLLMADVV; encoded by the coding sequence ATGAGCCCCCGCCCCGGTCTGGTCCTCGAAGTCGAGCGCACCACTCCCCCGATCCTGTTCCACCACGGCGAGGGCTTCCGGTTCGAGAAGCTGCCCACCGGCAGCCGCGTGGTGTATCCCAACGAACCCCTCGAGCCGATCGAAGACGTCGACGGTGCCATCACCAACGCCTTGCTGAACCCATTGGGCGACCAGAAGCCGTTGCCCGATCTGCTGTTCAGCGGCATGAAGTTGACCATCGCCTTCGACGATGTGTCGCTGCCGCTGCCGCCCATGCAGGCGCCCGACATTCGCGGTCGCATCATCGAAAAGGTGCTGGACCTGGCCGCGGCGGCGGGTGTCGACGACGTCGAGATAATCGCCGCTTTGGCCCTTCACCGCCGCATGACCGAAGCCGAGTTGCGCCACGCGGTGGGCGACCGGGTCTACGACGCGTTTGCGCCCTACGGCCAGCTGTACAACTTCGACGCCGAAGACCCGGACGGCCTGATCATCTTGGGCACCACCAAACATGGCGAGGAGGTGCAGATCTCCAAGCGGGCGGCCGAGTCCGACCTGGTGGTTTACGTCAACATCAACCTGGTGTCGCTGGACGGCGGCCACAAGAGCGTCGCCACCGGCCTGTCTGGCTACCAGGGCATCCGCCACCACCACAACGTCCACACGATGCGCAACTCGAAGTCGTTCATGGACAACAAGAACTCCGAGCTGCACACCCGCAACTGGCGTCAGGGCCGCCTGATCAAGGAACACCTGAACGTGTTCCAGATCGAGACCACCCTCAACACCGACACCTTCCCGTCGCCGTTCGAGTTCCTGCAAAAGCGCGAGTGGGAGATGACCGCCAAAGACCGCGCCATGCTGCTGGGCACCAAGAAGGCGCTCGACAAGATGCCCGTGTCGATGGCCCGCAAGATCATGCACGGAATCCGCTCGCCCTATGGCCTGACGTCAATTCAGGCCGGCGAGGTCGAGGCGGTGCACGAGGTCACCATCGACAACGTCTACAAGCAACAGCTGGTGCGCGTAGAGGGCCAGACCGACATCTTGACCATGGGCCTGCCCTACGTCGGGCCCTACAACGTCAACTCGGTGCTGAACCCCGTCCTGGTGGCGTGCCTGGGGCTGGGCTATTTCTTCAACCTGTACAAGGGCAAGCCGTTGGTGCGCGAGGGCGGTGTGGTCATCATCACCCACCCCACGCCGTGGGAGTTCCACCCGGTGCACCACCCGAGCTACATCGACTTCTTCGAGGAGGTGCTGGCCGACAGCACCGACCCCGAGGTCATCGAGGCCAAGTACGAGAAGCGCTATGCAGAAGACGAGTGGTATCGCCATCTGTACCGCACCAGCTACGCCTACCACGGCGTGCACCCGTTCTACATGTGGTACTGGACCGCGCACGCCCTCGAACACCTGAGCCAGGTCATCATCGTCGGCGGCGAACGGCGAGCCGTGCAGCGTCTGGGTTTCCGGGCTGCGACCACCATGAACGATGCTCTCGAGATGGCGTCCGAAACCGTGGGACGCCAGCCGACGCTGACACACGTCCACAATCCGCCTCTGCTGATGGCAGACGTGGTCTGA
- a CDS encoding lysophospholipid acyltransferase family protein: MATLSKNTDLNKTKAVKHLWKTGRRAASLPRQAAVKTQFPLRSAPTPHVVDPLPSKVGANYDTEWARRPGARLTRRVFLNTVWEPVITYYAEPTVRNADRLKALGGSGAIFASNHHSHADTIVMMTALPKPWRNRLFIGGAADYFFTSRPTSVLSALFIGAVPISRTGISRRTIEQPIKLLKKDWSMVIYPEGGRSQDGWAQDFKAGVAFLSKQSGAPVVPVHIDGTGSVMPKGQNWPTRAKVSVNFGQPMHMLEGETNQQFTDRIEAAIALLADENETDWWTARLRQAQGQTPSLQGPEVSPWRRKWATKSRRRVHAPSMRRKRWPFV, from the coding sequence GTGGCCACCCTCAGCAAGAACACCGATCTCAACAAGACCAAGGCCGTCAAACACCTGTGGAAGACGGGCCGGCGTGCCGCATCGCTGCCTCGCCAAGCCGCGGTCAAGACCCAGTTCCCCTTGCGCTCTGCTCCGACCCCTCACGTGGTCGACCCTCTGCCGTCCAAGGTCGGGGCCAACTACGACACCGAGTGGGCCCGCCGCCCAGGGGCTCGCCTGACCCGCCGGGTGTTCCTGAATACGGTCTGGGAACCGGTCATCACCTACTACGCCGAGCCGACGGTCCGAAACGCAGACCGCCTGAAGGCCCTGGGTGGGTCTGGCGCAATCTTCGCCTCCAACCACCACAGCCACGCCGACACGATCGTCATGATGACGGCCCTTCCCAAGCCGTGGCGCAACCGGCTGTTCATTGGAGGTGCGGCCGACTATTTCTTCACCTCGCGGCCAACCAGCGTGCTTTCGGCGCTGTTCATAGGCGCGGTGCCGATCTCGCGCACGGGCATCAGCCGCCGCACCATCGAACAACCCATCAAGCTGCTGAAGAAAGACTGGTCGATGGTGATCTACCCCGAGGGGGGTCGTTCCCAAGACGGTTGGGCTCAGGACTTCAAGGCCGGCGTCGCCTTCTTGTCCAAGCAGTCTGGTGCGCCGGTGGTGCCGGTTCACATCGATGGCACCGGTTCGGTCATGCCCAAGGGCCAGAACTGGCCCACCAGGGCCAAGGTGTCGGTGAACTTCGGCCAGCCGATGCACATGCTCGAGGGCGAGACCAACCAGCAGTTCACCGACCGCATCGAGGCCGCCATCGCCCTGCTGGCCGACGAGAACGAAACAGACTGGTGGACCGCCCGCCTGCGCCAGGCTCAGGGCCAGACCCCAAGCCTGCAGGGCCCCGAGGTTTCGCCATGGCGCCGCAAGTGGGCCACCAAGAGCCGTCGCCGCGTGCACGCTCCTTCGATGCGCCGCAAACGCTGGCCCTTCGTCTGA
- a CDS encoding ABC transporter ATP-binding protein has translation MNQPLITARSLVKRFGSFVAVDGIDIDVQPGEAFGFLGPNGAGKTSTMRMIGCVSAVSDGTLRIFGLDPAKDGRQIRSRIGVVPQLDQLDAELTVEENLVIYARYFDISKAEARRRAVDLLEFVQLTEKSGEKVDHLSGGQKRRVSIARSLISEPELLLLDEPTTGLDPQARHVLWDRLYRLKDRGATLVLTTHFMDEAEQLCDRLVVMDRGKIVAEGSPRELIATYSTREVLEMRFGRTRDSAVLEQIHQLGERVEELPDRVLVYAADGEAALAALRGRNVVPDSALVRRSSLEDVFLRLTGRSLAE, from the coding sequence ATGAACCAGCCGCTCATTACCGCCCGCTCGCTCGTCAAGCGTTTCGGCAGCTTCGTGGCCGTCGACGGGATCGACATCGACGTGCAACCCGGCGAGGCGTTCGGTTTCCTCGGACCAAACGGGGCCGGCAAGACATCGACCATGCGCATGATCGGTTGTGTCTCGGCGGTCAGCGACGGCACCCTGCGCATCTTCGGCCTGGACCCGGCCAAGGACGGACGCCAGATCCGCTCACGAATCGGGGTGGTTCCCCAGCTCGACCAGCTCGACGCCGAGCTGACGGTCGAGGAGAACCTGGTCATCTACGCCAGATACTTCGACATCTCCAAGGCCGAGGCGCGCCGCCGGGCCGTCGACCTGCTCGAGTTCGTGCAACTGACCGAGAAGTCGGGCGAGAAGGTCGATCATCTGTCGGGCGGCCAGAAGCGTCGGGTCAGCATCGCCCGCTCGCTCATCAGCGAGCCCGAGCTGTTGTTGCTGGATGAGCCGACCACCGGCCTCGACCCCCAGGCCAGACACGTCCTGTGGGATCGCCTGTACCGGTTGAAAGACCGCGGCGCCACGCTGGTGCTGACCACCCACTTCATGGACGAGGCCGAGCAACTGTGCGACCGCCTGGTCGTCATGGACCGCGGCAAGATCGTCGCCGAAGGTTCGCCGCGCGAGCTGATCGCGACCTACTCGACCCGCGAGGTCCTCGAGATGCGATTCGGCCGCACCCGAGACAGCGCGGTCCTCGAACAGATTCACCAGCTTGGTGAACGGGTCGAAGAACTGCCCGACCGCGTGCTGGTCTATGCCGCCGACGGCGAGGCTGCACTGGCCGCTTTGCGCGGCCGCAATGTCGTGCCCGACAGCGCACTGGTGCGCCGCAGCAGCCTCGAAGACGTGTTCTTGCGCCTCACCGGCCGCTCGCTGGCCGAATGA
- a CDS encoding ABC transporter permease has product MTPALRVAYRDLVIYRRIWRANLVGAVFQPLMYLLGVGLGVGSLVDSGPGSDAALGGVSYLAFYASAVMATTAMFTSSQESLWPAMDGFKWSNAYRAMVATPLEPSDVAVGLGAYHAARAAIGAIGVALVLLLFDDTRSLGLLAAVPAAVLTGLAFAMPLTAWTSTRDTDTSFPAIMRFVILPMFLFGGVFYPIEQLPGWLQPVAWVTPLWHGVELCRGATLGTWTMPSALVHLGVLLAFAGGGTFIATRTFTRALRP; this is encoded by the coding sequence ATGACCCCGGCTCTGCGAGTCGCCTATCGCGACCTGGTCATCTACCGGCGCATCTGGCGCGCCAACCTGGTCGGAGCCGTGTTCCAGCCGCTGATGTATCTGCTGGGTGTGGGCTTGGGCGTCGGGTCGCTGGTCGACAGTGGTCCCGGTTCGGACGCCGCCCTGGGCGGGGTCTCGTATCTGGCGTTCTACGCGTCGGCGGTCATGGCCACCACCGCCATGTTCACGTCCAGCCAAGAGTCGCTGTGGCCGGCGATGGACGGCTTCAAGTGGTCGAACGCCTACCGGGCCATGGTCGCCACGCCACTCGAACCATCTGACGTCGCAGTTGGCCTGGGGGCATATCACGCAGCGCGTGCAGCCATCGGAGCGATCGGTGTAGCGCTGGTCTTGTTGTTGTTCGACGACACCAGGTCGCTTGGCCTGCTGGCAGCGGTGCCCGCCGCCGTGCTCACCGGCCTGGCCTTTGCCATGCCGCTGACCGCATGGACATCCACCCGCGACACCGACACTTCGTTTCCGGCCATCATGCGGTTCGTCATATTGCCCATGTTCTTGTTCGGCGGCGTCTTCTACCCCATCGAGCAGCTCCCAGGCTGGCTGCAGCCCGTGGCCTGGGTCACCCCGCTTTGGCACGGCGTCGAGTTGTGCCGTGGGGCGACGCTGGGCACTTGGACCATGCCCTCAGCACTGGTGCACCTGGGCGTCCTGCTGGCCTTTGCCGGCGGCGGCACCTTCATCGCCACCCGCACGTTCACCCGGGCCCTGCGACCATGA
- a CDS encoding ABC transporter permease produces MTARIVPAVLLDVRRPQRLIERSTMVYRRSPLIILSGFFEPMFYLLSMRVGLSSLIGGVEVAGKLVPYAEFVAPGLMASAAMNGAIYDSTMNVFHKWKHAKLYDSLLATPLSAGDVAVGEIGWAVLRGLMYSTAFLATMLALGMVGSPWMVLSIPVCVLIGAAFASMGMALTTFMRSWADFEYVPAATLPLFLFSATFYPVSAYGDWSWVVQLSPLYHGVEMIRAANAGVLEPVLLVHAAVLVGLALAGVTVTAQRIERLLLS; encoded by the coding sequence ATGACCGCCAGGATCGTGCCGGCGGTGTTGCTCGACGTTCGGCGTCCACAGCGGCTCATCGAGCGCAGCACCATGGTCTACAGGCGCTCGCCGCTAATCATCCTCAGCGGCTTCTTCGAGCCGATGTTCTACCTGTTGTCGATGCGTGTGGGCCTGAGCAGCCTCATCGGTGGCGTCGAGGTCGCCGGCAAGCTGGTGCCATACGCCGAGTTCGTCGCCCCCGGCCTGATGGCGTCGGCCGCGATGAACGGGGCGATCTATGACTCGACCATGAACGTCTTCCACAAGTGGAAACACGCCAAGCTCTACGACTCGCTGCTTGCGACACCGCTCAGCGCAGGCGATGTTGCGGTGGGCGAGATCGGGTGGGCGGTGCTGCGCGGCCTCATGTACTCGACGGCGTTCCTGGCCACGATGCTTGCGCTGGGCATGGTGGGTTCGCCGTGGATGGTCCTGTCTATTCCCGTGTGTGTGTTGATCGGCGCTGCGTTCGCTTCGATGGGCATGGCGCTCACCACATTCATGCGCTCGTGGGCCGATTTCGAGTACGTGCCGGCCGCCACCCTGCCGCTGTTCTTGTTCTCGGCGACCTTCTATCCGGTGTCGGCATATGGCGACTGGAGCTGGGTTGTCCAGCTCAGCCCGCTCTACCACGGCGTCGAGATGATCAGGGCAGCCAACGCCGGGGTGCTCGAGCCCGTGCTGCTGGTCCATGCCGCCGTGCTGGTCGGTCTCGCTCTGGCCGGGGTGACGGTTACCGCCCAACGGATCGAACGCCTTCTGCTCAGCTAG
- a CDS encoding sulfite exporter TauE/SafE family protein encodes MELLTPLLVLAAVWVSFTVSASAGLGGSLLMVPTLALFLGSKEGVALAALLLACNNIAKLIAYRRTLPFRAAAVVVALTVVGAALGSTLLVNAPEWAVTVGVVTMFAASLVAERRRLAWLRRGFSPLLAFASGAASGFSGTSGPLKGVAIRNLDLDRRHFVGAASLASFAGDATKTAVFADAQLLGRTSVLVALAAVPLMALGTWTGARLNERAGERTFATLFWTVMAGYTVRLGVLLF; translated from the coding sequence ATGGAGCTGTTGACCCCGCTGCTGGTGCTGGCGGCGGTGTGGGTGTCGTTCACGGTCTCGGCCTCGGCCGGGCTGGGCGGCTCGCTGCTGATGGTGCCCACCCTGGCCCTGTTCTTGGGGTCCAAGGAAGGTGTTGCGCTGGCCGCTCTGCTGCTGGCATGCAACAACATCGCCAAGCTCATCGCGTACCGGCGCACCCTGCCGTTTCGAGCCGCGGCCGTGGTGGTGGCGCTGACCGTCGTCGGCGCGGCCCTGGGCTCGACGCTGCTGGTGAACGCGCCCGAGTGGGCGGTGACCGTTGGCGTGGTCACCATGTTCGCGGCCTCCCTAGTAGCCGAGCGCAGGCGCTTGGCCTGGCTGCGGCGGGGCTTCTCGCCGTTGCTGGCGTTCGCGTCGGGTGCGGCCAGCGGCTTCTCGGGCACCTCGGGGCCCCTCAAGGGCGTCGCCATTCGTAACCTCGACCTCGACCGGCGTCACTTCGTGGGGGCCGCTTCGCTGGCCTCGTTTGCAGGAGACGCCACCAAGACCGCCGTGTTCGCCGACGCCCAGCTGCTGGGCCGCACATCGGTGCTGGTGGCGCTGGCCGCGGTACCGCTCATGGCGCTGGGCACGTGGACCGGTGCCCGCCTGAACGAACGGGCGGGCGAACGCACCTTCGCCACGCTGTTCTGGACCGTCATGGCCGGATACACCGTGCGCCTGGGAGTGCTGCTGTTTTGA